The proteins below come from a single Agromyces flavus genomic window:
- the ctaC gene encoding aa3-type cytochrome oxidase subunit II has translation MRHNRRLRWAAVPIAATLSLVLAGCTQAQLNGFLPGFVEGEPPVTNHTERVSGLWVTSWIVLLVVGIITWGLTIWAVIAYRRRKGQTGLPVQLRYNMPIEVFYTVVPLILVLGFFAFTARDQAVIEERFAEDQVDVKIEAIAKQWAWDFNYVDEDVYSAGIQAQLEVDGDGSVNQEELPTLVLPVGANVEIALQARDVIHSFWVVDFLYKKDMFPGKTNYMSFVPEREGTYAGKCAELCGEYHSLMLFNVEVVSQGEYDDYIESLRDAGQEGQLSTEYDRNQNLPGTGAPELKEEE, from the coding sequence GTGCGCCACAATCGCCGTCTCCGATGGGCTGCAGTTCCGATCGCAGCGACGCTCAGCCTCGTCCTCGCCGGATGCACGCAGGCACAGCTGAACGGATTCCTCCCCGGGTTCGTCGAGGGCGAGCCGCCCGTGACCAACCACACGGAGCGCGTCTCGGGCCTCTGGGTGACGTCCTGGATCGTGCTGCTCGTCGTCGGCATCATCACGTGGGGCCTGACCATCTGGGCCGTGATCGCATACCGCCGACGCAAGGGGCAGACGGGCCTCCCGGTTCAGTTGCGGTACAACATGCCGATCGAGGTCTTCTACACGGTCGTCCCGCTGATCCTGGTCCTCGGCTTCTTCGCGTTCACCGCGCGCGACCAGGCGGTCATCGAGGAGCGCTTCGCGGAGGACCAGGTCGACGTCAAGATCGAGGCCATCGCGAAGCAGTGGGCGTGGGACTTCAACTACGTCGACGAAGACGTCTACTCGGCCGGCATCCAGGCGCAGCTCGAGGTCGACGGCGACGGTTCCGTCAACCAGGAGGAGCTGCCCACGCTCGTGCTCCCGGTCGGCGCCAACGTCGAGATCGCGCTCCAGGCGCGCGATGTGATCCACTCGTTCTGGGTCGTGGACTTCCTCTACAAGAAGGACATGTTCCCCGGCAAGACGAACTACATGTCATTCGTCCCCGAGCGCGAGGGCACCTACGCCGGCAAGTGCGCCGAGCTGTGCGGCGAGTACCACTCGCTCATGCTCTTCAACGTCGAGGTCGTCTCGCAGGGCGAGTACGACGACTACATCGAGTCGCTGCGCGACGCCGGCCAGGAGGGCCAGCTGTCGACCGAGTACGACCGCAACCAGAACCTGCCCGGCACGGGCGCGCCCGAACTGAAAGAGGAAGAGTAA
- the erpA gene encoding iron-sulfur cluster insertion protein ErpA: MSDTITDAIHGVKLSDPAADKVRSLLEQEGRDDLRLRVAVQPGGCSGLIYQLYFDERLLDGDAVVDFSGVEVVVDKMSVPYLDGSTIDFEDTIQKQGFTIDNPNAQGSCACGDSFH; this comes from the coding sequence ATGAGCGACACCATCACCGACGCCATCCACGGCGTGAAGCTGAGCGATCCGGCTGCCGACAAGGTGCGCAGCCTCCTCGAGCAGGAGGGTCGGGACGACCTCCGCCTGCGCGTCGCGGTGCAGCCCGGCGGCTGCTCGGGGCTGATCTACCAGCTCTACTTCGACGAGCGGCTGCTCGACGGCGACGCCGTCGTGGACTTCTCGGGCGTCGAGGTCGTGGTCGACAAGATGAGCGTGCCGTACCTCGACGGCTCGACCATCGACTTCGAGGACACCATCCAGAAGCAGGGCTTCACCATCGACAACCCCAACGCGCAGGGCAGTTGCGCGTGCGGCGACTCGTTCCACTGA
- a CDS encoding dipeptidase translates to MTDTPTDVQPAREPRADHGWGGTLDRLGEAVEAGFPSTIADLTRLVRIPSVSWSAFDPEHVAASAEAVAELVRGLEVFDEVDIRRAAVAGGAELGQPAVVARRAARNGRPTVLLYAHHDVQPPGRDEHWESAPFEPTLRGDRLYGRGAADDKAGVMAHVAAIRALVDVVGDDLDLGLALFIEGEEEDGSPSFADFLREQRDLLEADAIVVADSNNWDVDTPALTVALRGNVTFRLTVSTLDHASHSGMFGGAVPDAMLAAIRLLDSLWDEEGSVAVSGLRSADLETPEYDEAQLRAETGLLDGVAPIGRGGILARIWAQPSITVTGIDAPSVAHASNTLLPSVAVRLSARIAPGQDAGQALEVLREHLLANAPFGARIEIDDVDTGQPFLVDTSGWAVAEARAAMAEAWGRAPVDIGVGGSIPFIAELVEEFPSAQILVTGVEDPDSRAHSPNESLHLGVFRRAVLAEAAFLARLERREQG, encoded by the coding sequence ATGACCGACACCCCGACCGACGTCCAGCCTGCCCGCGAACCCCGAGCGGACCACGGGTGGGGCGGCACGCTCGATCGACTGGGGGAGGCCGTCGAGGCCGGGTTCCCCTCCACGATCGCCGACCTCACCCGCCTGGTGCGCATCCCGTCCGTCTCGTGGAGCGCGTTCGACCCCGAGCACGTCGCGGCCAGCGCCGAGGCCGTGGCCGAGCTCGTGCGCGGGCTTGAGGTGTTCGACGAGGTGGACATCCGCCGGGCGGCGGTCGCCGGCGGGGCCGAGCTCGGCCAGCCCGCCGTCGTCGCGCGGCGCGCCGCGCGCAACGGCCGGCCCACCGTGCTGCTGTACGCGCACCACGACGTCCAGCCTCCCGGTCGCGACGAGCACTGGGAGTCGGCGCCGTTCGAGCCCACGCTCCGCGGCGACCGACTGTACGGGCGCGGGGCTGCCGACGACAAGGCCGGCGTCATGGCCCACGTCGCCGCCATCCGGGCCCTCGTCGACGTCGTGGGCGACGACCTCGACCTCGGCCTCGCGCTCTTCATCGAGGGCGAGGAGGAGGACGGATCGCCTTCGTTCGCCGACTTCCTGCGCGAGCAGCGCGACCTGCTCGAGGCCGACGCCATCGTGGTCGCCGACTCGAACAACTGGGACGTCGACACGCCGGCGCTCACCGTGGCGCTGCGCGGTAACGTGACCTTCCGGCTGACCGTCTCCACCCTCGACCACGCGTCGCACTCGGGGATGTTCGGCGGGGCGGTGCCGGATGCGATGCTCGCCGCCATCCGGCTGCTCGACTCGCTCTGGGACGAGGAGGGCTCCGTCGCCGTCTCCGGCCTCCGCTCGGCCGATCTCGAGACGCCCGAGTACGACGAAGCCCAGCTGCGGGCCGAGACCGGCCTGCTCGACGGCGTGGCGCCCATCGGCCGGGGAGGCATCCTCGCTCGGATCTGGGCGCAGCCCTCGATCACGGTCACCGGCATCGACGCGCCATCCGTCGCACACGCCTCGAACACGCTCCTGCCCAGCGTGGCAGTGCGCCTCAGCGCCCGCATCGCGCCCGGACAGGATGCCGGCCAGGCCCTCGAGGTGCTCCGCGAGCACCTGCTGGCGAACGCGCCGTTCGGTGCTCGGATCGAGATCGACGACGTCGACACCGGTCAGCCGTTCCTCGTCGACACCAGCGGTTGGGCGGTCGCCGAGGCCAGGGCTGCCATGGCCGAGGCATGGGGGCGCGCACCGGTCGACATCGGCGTGGGCGGCTCCATCCCGTTCATCGCCGAGCTCGTCGAGGAGTTCCCTTCCGCGCAGATCCTCGTGACGGGCGTGGAGGACCCCGACTCGCGCGCGCACAGCCCGAACGAATCGCTGCACCTCGGAGTCTTCCGCCGCGCCGTGCTCGCCGAGGCGGCGTTCCTCGCGCGCCTGGAGCGGCGCGAGCAGGGCTGA
- a CDS encoding DUF3043 domain-containing protein: MAKHPRTDSPAPENGADAAPDAPKAGKGAPTPSRAAQEAARKRPLVPNDRKEAARQARARSADARERARLGMAAGEEKYLPVRDRGPQKKYVRDYVDARFSIGEVLIPVMFAVIVLTFIPSYEVQTIGIFALWAFFLISVVDVIILGTVLKRKLAAKFGADRVERVRWYAAMRALQLRPLRLPKPQVKRGQYPS; this comes from the coding sequence GTGGCCAAGCACCCCCGTACCGACTCCCCCGCACCCGAGAACGGCGCCGACGCCGCGCCCGACGCTCCCAAGGCCGGCAAGGGCGCTCCGACGCCGAGCCGCGCCGCACAGGAGGCGGCCCGCAAGCGACCGCTCGTGCCGAACGACCGCAAGGAGGCGGCGCGCCAGGCGCGCGCCCGCTCGGCCGACGCACGTGAGCGCGCCCGGCTGGGTATGGCCGCGGGCGAGGAGAAGTACCTCCCCGTCCGCGATCGCGGTCCGCAGAAGAAGTACGTGCGCGACTACGTCGACGCCCGGTTCAGCATCGGCGAGGTGCTCATCCCCGTCATGTTCGCGGTGATCGTGCTGACCTTCATCCCGAGCTACGAGGTGCAGACCATCGGCATCTTCGCGCTCTGGGCGTTCTTCCTGATCTCGGTCGTCGACGTGATCATCCTCGGCACCGTGCTCAAGCGAAAGCTCGCCGCGAAGTTCGGCGCCGACCGGGTCGAGCGCGTCCGGTGGTACGCGGCGATGCGCGCGCTGCAGCTGCGCCCGCTGCGACTGCCCAAGCCGCAGGTCAAGCGGGGCCAGTACCCGTCCTGA
- a CDS encoding alkaline phosphatase family protein yields MPAMLPVPADGAPRLTAVLGAALDSLAGSSNPFGLPRADSAVVVLVDGLGAANLRGRAGHARFLAGRMAKRDVIRTVFPSTTAAAIASFATGIMPGEHGLVGYRVPDRANDRVVNQLSGWDDRMVPEQWQRHPTVFDRATERGLRAVAVGGTRYATSGFTRAVLRGSEYRSGAKVTDRFAEALRIVEEGPALVYVYVSELDQIAHAHGWESDRWIAALEALDAEVAAFERRMPRGTGLIVTADHGVIDVPAHRHVFIDASPVLLDGVRHVAGEPRCLGLVLEPGLDAGERQVLLERWRAAEGDRAWVLSGDEAIAAGLYGAVDAGNRDRIADILVAARSGIAYYDRRDPDRRGEGMIGQHGSLTDEETRIPLIRSGVFARG; encoded by the coding sequence ATGCCTGCCATGCTACCGGTGCCCGCCGACGGTGCCCCGAGGCTCACCGCGGTGCTCGGCGCCGCGCTCGACTCGCTCGCCGGGTCGTCGAATCCGTTCGGTCTTCCCAGAGCGGACTCCGCGGTGGTGGTGCTCGTCGACGGCCTCGGCGCGGCCAACCTGCGCGGGCGCGCCGGGCACGCGAGGTTCCTCGCCGGGCGGATGGCGAAGCGGGACGTGATCCGCACCGTCTTCCCGTCGACCACCGCCGCGGCGATCGCGAGCTTCGCGACCGGAATCATGCCCGGTGAGCACGGGCTGGTGGGCTATCGCGTCCCCGATCGGGCGAACGACCGCGTCGTCAACCAGCTCAGCGGATGGGACGACCGGATGGTGCCCGAGCAGTGGCAGCGCCATCCGACCGTCTTCGATCGCGCGACCGAGCGGGGTCTCCGCGCGGTGGCCGTGGGCGGCACGCGCTACGCGACGTCCGGCTTCACCCGAGCCGTGCTCCGGGGCTCCGAGTACCGGTCGGGCGCGAAGGTGACCGACCGGTTCGCCGAGGCGCTGCGGATCGTCGAGGAGGGCCCGGCCCTCGTCTACGTCTACGTCTCCGAGCTCGACCAGATCGCCCATGCCCACGGCTGGGAATCCGACCGATGGATCGCCGCCCTCGAGGCGCTCGACGCCGAGGTCGCGGCATTCGAACGACGGATGCCGCGTGGCACGGGCCTGATCGTGACCGCCGACCACGGCGTGATCGACGTGCCCGCGCACCGCCACGTGTTCATCGACGCGTCGCCCGTGCTGCTCGATGGCGTGCGGCACGTCGCGGGCGAGCCGCGGTGCCTCGGCCTCGTGCTCGAGCCCGGACTCGACGCGGGGGAGCGGCAGGTGCTGCTCGAGCGGTGGCGGGCCGCAGAGGGCGATCGCGCGTGGGTGCTCTCGGGCGACGAGGCGATCGCGGCGGGGCTGTACGGCGCCGTCGACGCGGGCAATCGCGATCGGATCGCCGACATCCTGGTGGCCGCGCGTTCGGGCATCGCGTACTACGACCGACGGGATCCCGACCGCCGCGGCGAGGGCATGATCGGCCAGCACGGCTCGCTCACCGACGAGGAGACCAGGATCCCGCTCATCCGCTCGGGCGTGTTCGCGCGCGGCTGA
- a CDS encoding DNA gyrase/topoisomerase IV subunit A, with translation MTPGKNEPAPSQIAERIDDVDVAEEMQGSFLEYAYSVIYSRALPDARDGLKPVQRRILYMMSDMGLRPDRGHVKSARVVGEVMGKLHPHGDAAIYDALVRLAQPFTLRVPLVDGHGNFGSLDDGPAAARYTEARMAPPAMSMTESLDEDVVDFIPNYDNSHQQPEVLPAAIPNLLVNGASGIAVGMATNMAPHNLVEVVAAARHLLSTPEATLDELMEFVPGPDFPSGGTIVGLAGVRDAYATGRGSFKTRAKVSIEQLTPRKTGLVVTELPYLVGPEKVIEKIKDGVNAKKITGIADVTDLTDRTRGLRLVIGVKTGFNPQAVLEQLYRLTPLEDSFNINNVALVDGQPQTLGLRELLEVYLAHRIRVVTRRSEYRLARRRERLHLVEGLLIAILDIDEVIQVIRSSDDADAARRRLIEVFDLSELQAEYILELRLRRLTRFSRIELEAERDQLLAEIAALEELLGSDVRIRAQVADELDRAADLYGTPRRTMLTEARVMPKTRKAVDPATLEHADVPCRVILGATGRIARVDAPEAEAAVAITPPSRRSKHDAVRSELETTSRTEIGAVTSKGRLIRFSPLDLPVLPPNSVQLAAGVRVSDYLALADRDERVLAVVSLESSRPIVLGTEQGVVKRVAPGGYPNRPDFEVIGLKAGDRVVGAAQGGDDDELVFVTSDAQLLHFPASSVRPQGCPAGGMAGIKLASGAKVVEFTALVRADVERAVVVTVAASSDTLLGADPGAAKVAAFAEYPSKGRATGGVRAHRFLKGQDALSLAWVGPGPAHGLGADGSVRPLPEANGRRDGSGQPLEAVVQVVGRAIR, from the coding sequence ATGACCCCAGGCAAGAACGAGCCCGCCCCCTCCCAGATCGCCGAACGGATCGACGACGTCGACGTCGCGGAGGAGATGCAGGGCTCGTTCCTCGAGTACGCCTACTCGGTCATCTACTCGCGCGCACTGCCCGACGCGCGCGACGGCCTCAAGCCCGTGCAGCGGCGCATCCTCTACATGATGAGCGACATGGGGCTGCGCCCCGACCGCGGCCACGTGAAGTCCGCGCGCGTGGTCGGCGAGGTCATGGGGAAGCTCCACCCGCACGGCGACGCGGCGATCTACGACGCGCTCGTGCGCCTCGCGCAGCCCTTCACGCTGCGCGTGCCGCTCGTCGACGGGCACGGCAACTTCGGCTCGCTCGACGACGGCCCGGCGGCGGCTCGGTACACCGAGGCGCGGATGGCTCCCCCGGCCATGTCGATGACCGAGAGCCTCGACGAGGATGTCGTCGACTTCATCCCGAACTACGACAACTCGCACCAGCAGCCCGAGGTCCTGCCGGCCGCCATCCCGAACCTGCTCGTGAACGGCGCGAGCGGCATCGCCGTGGGCATGGCCACGAACATGGCGCCGCACAACCTCGTCGAGGTCGTCGCTGCGGCGCGCCATCTGCTGAGCACGCCCGAGGCGACGCTCGACGAGCTGATGGAGTTCGTGCCCGGACCCGACTTCCCGTCGGGCGGCACGATCGTGGGGCTCGCCGGCGTGCGCGACGCGTACGCGACCGGCCGCGGCTCCTTCAAGACGCGCGCGAAGGTGTCGATCGAGCAGCTCACGCCACGCAAGACGGGGCTCGTCGTCACCGAACTGCCGTACCTCGTCGGCCCCGAGAAGGTCATCGAGAAGATCAAGGACGGCGTCAACGCCAAGAAGATCACGGGCATCGCCGACGTCACCGACCTCACCGACCGCACGCGCGGACTGCGACTCGTGATCGGCGTCAAGACGGGATTCAATCCGCAGGCGGTGCTCGAGCAGCTGTACCGGCTCACGCCGCTCGAGGACTCGTTCAACATCAACAACGTCGCCCTCGTCGACGGGCAGCCGCAGACCCTCGGACTTCGCGAGCTGCTCGAGGTGTACCTCGCGCACCGCATCCGCGTGGTCACGCGGCGATCCGAGTACCGCCTCGCCCGCCGACGCGAACGGCTCCACCTCGTCGAGGGCCTGCTCATCGCCATCCTCGACATCGACGAGGTCATCCAGGTCATCCGGTCCAGCGACGATGCGGATGCCGCGCGCCGCCGCCTCATCGAGGTGTTCGACCTCAGCGAGCTGCAGGCCGAGTACATCCTCGAGCTCAGGCTCCGCCGCCTGACCAGGTTCTCGCGCATCGAGCTCGAGGCCGAGCGCGACCAGCTCCTCGCCGAGATCGCCGCGCTCGAAGAGCTGCTCGGCAGCGACGTTCGGATCCGCGCGCAGGTGGCCGACGAGCTCGATCGGGCCGCCGATCTCTACGGCACCCCGCGCCGCACGATGCTGACCGAGGCGCGCGTGATGCCCAAGACGCGCAAGGCGGTCGACCCGGCGACGCTCGAGCACGCCGACGTGCCCTGCCGGGTGATCCTCGGCGCGACGGGCCGGATCGCCAGGGTCGACGCGCCCGAGGCCGAGGCGGCGGTCGCGATCACTCCCCCGTCGCGGCGGTCGAAGCACGATGCGGTGCGCTCCGAGCTCGAGACCACGAGCCGGACCGAGATCGGCGCAGTCACCTCGAAGGGCCGACTGATCCGTTTCTCGCCGCTCGACCTGCCGGTGCTTCCGCCCAACTCGGTGCAGCTCGCGGCGGGCGTCCGCGTGAGCGACTACCTGGCGCTGGCCGACCGCGACGAGCGCGTGCTCGCGGTGGTGTCGCTCGAGTCGAGCCGGCCCATCGTGCTCGGCACCGAGCAGGGCGTCGTCAAGCGCGTGGCGCCCGGGGGCTATCCGAACCGGCCCGACTTCGAGGTCATCGGCCTCAAGGCGGGCGACCGGGTCGTCGGCGCCGCCCAGGGCGGCGACGACGATGAACTCGTCTTCGTCACGAGCGATGCGCAGCTGCTGCACTTCCCGGCCTCGTCCGTGCGCCCGCAGGGGTGTCCGGCGGGCGGCATGGCCGGCATCAAGCTGGCGTCCGGGGCAAAGGTGGTCGAGTTCACCGCGCTCGTCCGCGCCGATGTCGAGCGAGCGGTGGTCGTGACGGTCGCCGCGTCGAGCGACACGCTGCTGGGCGCCGACCCAGGTGCCGCGAAGGTCGCGGCATTCGCCGAGTACCCGAGCAAGGGCCGTGCGACCGGCGGCGT